The Paenibacillus sp. 481 DNA window CTTACACCCTAAGCAAACGCCTTGCAAAAAGGAAACTGCGAAATCAAAATAAAGTGTCCGCGGCCGAGGGCATCTATCGCTTTATAAAGTCGATAGATGCCTTTCGTATCGTGCTGCTAATGCAAGGTATTAGTTTATGATTCCTTTGGCACGAGCTTGCGGGACCCATTTGGCGAACTCATTGATCATTTTTTCGAATAGAACTTTGTTGTCCATGCTCACAACGTCTTTGGCTGGGAAGAAATCAACATTATCCAATACACGCCCACTCATGTCATCCAATTTTTGCAGGTAATTGAAACTAGCGTTGCCTACACCTATGAATTGAAAGAAAATTCCGTATTTAGAAAGCTCTTTAATTAATTTCGTTGTTTCGTCTTTATCTTGGTTGTCACCGTCGGTGAAGAATAGGACATAAACGGGTTTGTCCAATGTCTTGGTTTCCTTTTTCACTCCAAAAAATCCAGCGATACCGCCTTGCTTTGCCATAATCGTTTTGTCGCGAATCGTTTTAATGGCTTCAGCGTATTGTGTTCCACCTTCAAGATTACGCTTACGATAAATGTCATTAGCGAAGCCGCTGTAATTGCGCTCTGTTACAGTACCTTCGTAATGGGAATTAACGCCGAATGAGACAACGTCGATTTGCTTGTTCGCATCAAAGCCCATACCTACAGCCATAGCACGGTCGATAATCGCTTGCATGGTACCGTTTTCGAAATACGATCGAATAGAAGCGCTAATGTCGATTACAGCCCATACCTCTGCTGTCTGGTTACCTAATCCTTTAGCTTCTTTAACTAAGACAACTTCCCTCGTCATTTTCTCTAGTGTGATGCTCATCTTAGAATCGTCTCCCTTTTAGTTGAATTGTTACGGCATCTTCTCCGGTGTACGCCGAGCCTGAACCGACTACTTCTACGTTCTCCCCGTGTTCATTTAACCATCTAATCTCCCTATTCCATATTATCCCGTAATCACGGATTTCTCAAATTATTCATTGATTACGAAATGGGAGAAGTTCATCACCCTCTTCATCGTATGCTTTATGGACAGAGAATTGAGGCCCGAATCTATTAATAGCCTTCGAGATATGAATCATATCTTTAAAAGTGTTCAGGCTACTTTTTTACAACCATCTACTTGCCTCGTTCTATTTCTCCCATAAATTTTCTAACGTTTTCAACGATTTCTTTTGATCGAGTATGGTGTAAATAATGCCCACCTTCCAATGTTATCACTTTTCCATGTACAGAATCTTTGACTTGTTCTTCATGCAACGGTATCCAATCTTTAATGTCTGCACTATTCGCTTGTATAAAGAAAATAAGGGGAAGATTTTTTGGGAATGTTACATGTTCAGCTGTTTTAAAATTAGAATTAATATGTTCCATTTCATTCAAGGTACTCGGATTATACATGTTTTTGAGAGCAAGCATTCTCATTTGTTCTTTGGTTTCATCATCAAATGGTAATGTAGCATAGGGGTCAGCACCTAGTTTCATTAGCAATCTGGACAACCCTGATTTTTTGAGTATTTGAACAGTTTTGATTGGAAATTCAACATCCTTATTGTCGAATTGCGTTGGAACACTACTATCGATCCCGACAAATGCACGCACTTCATTTGCATATTTGTTCACATAATCAAGTCCGTAAATGCCTGCAATGGAGTGCCCCATTAAAATATAGCGGTCCATTTTAAGATGCTGTAAAGCTTCATGAATTTCATTTACAATATTCTTTGTACTTCGTTCCTTTTCGGTACCATCACTTAATCCATAACCAAAGGGCTCGATCACGACGACTTTGTAAAAGGGGGA harbors:
- a CDS encoding VWA domain-containing protein, which codes for MSITLEKMTREVVLVKEAKGLGNQTAEVWAVIDISASIRSYFENGTMQAIIDRAMAVGMGFDANKQIDVVSFGVNSHYEGTVTERNYSGFANDIYRKRNLEGGTQYAEAIKTIRDKTIMAKQGGIAGFFGVKKETKTLDKPVYVLFFTDGDNQDKDETTKLIKELSKYGIFFQFIGVGNASFNYLQKLDDMSGRVLDNVDFFPAKDVVSMDNKVLFEKMINEFAKWVPQARAKGIIN
- a CDS encoding alpha/beta hydrolase, which produces MRVEQREVMKKRMGTRTSKALIILFKIIGVIILAIALFLAVVFTVNWISSKSEQGKIKPYGQLVPVDGKNMNVTIQGKGEEIVVLLPGYGTAAPALDFKPLVEELSPFYKVVVIEPFGYGLSDGTEKERSTKNIVNEIHEALQHLKMDRYILMGHSIAGIYGLDYVNKYANEVRAFVGIDSSVPTQFDNKDVEFPIKTVQILKKSGLSRLLMKLGADPYATLPFDDETKEQMRMLALKNMYNPSTLNEMEHINSNFKTAEHVTFPKNLPLIFFIQANSADIKDWIPLHEEQVKDSVHGKVITLEGGHYLHHTRSKEIVENVRKFMGEIERGK